The sequence below is a genomic window from Lujinxingia litoralis.
GCTGGTGGTCTTCTGCGCCAAGATCATCAGCGACCAGACCACCTGGGAGTTTGTGGGCTCGGCCCCCCTCCAGGGCGCCGACCTGGCCATGCGCATGTGGCCGCCGCGGCTGAGCTACCTCACCGAGTTGTGGGGTCCGGTCATCGACACCATCCACATCGCCACCCTGGGCACCATCCTGGGCGTGATGATTGCCTCGCCACTGGCCTTTCTGGCGGCCAACAACACCACGCCCTCCCGGGCCCTGGTACGCCCGGTGGCCCTGGCCCTGCTGGTAACCTCGCGCTCGGTCAACTCCATCATCTGGGCGCTGATGCTGGTGGTGATCTTCGGCCCGGGCATGCTCAGCGGCATCATCGCCATCGCGCTGCGCTCGGTGGGTTTTTGCGGCAAACTCCTCTACGAGGCGATCGAAGAGATCGACGCCCACACCGTGGAGGCCGTGGCCTCCACCGGCGCGAGCCGCCTGCAGGTGCTCACCTTTGGCGTGATCCCGCAGATCGCCCCGGCCTTTGCCGGCATCTCGGTCTACCGCTGGGACATCAATATCCGCGAGGCCACCGTGCTGGGGCTCGTCGGTGCTGGCGGCATCGGCATGGCGCTGCAGGGGGCCATCGACACCCTGGCCTGGAGCCGGGTCAGCGTTATTTTTCTGGTCATTCTGGGCACCGTCGTGCTCTCGGAGTGGGTCTCGGCCAAGGCACGCGCCGCTGTGATTTAATGATTTAACTCAGGACACCTCCCCGTCCTCGGTGTGTGGCCAACATCCCAGCAGCGCTGGCGCTTGTTTCGGAAGCCGCACACCCAGCACCCACCCCTCCTCGGCGATCACCTGCGCCACCTTTTTCGGCACACGCTCCACCTCCTTCAAAAACCCGTCGAGCGTGCCACGCTGCGACTGCTCCAGAAGCCAGACTGCGATGGCCTGCGCGTCGCGCAGATCCTTATCCTGAATCGTCGTATCTCGCGGTAGCATCGACGGATAGCACTCCGCGATCACGTGATGCGTGCCCGACAAGCCCCCCTCCTGCGGCCACACGCTCACATCGAGTTCACCGGCGTCGCGCAACGTCAGGAGCGCGTCGAGCATCGCCAGACACGTGAGGGTGTGGCCGGCGACCATCGGCCCCGGACCCATATAAAACGCGCTCAAAGACTGCGGCAAAAAGAGCTCCACCATCCGCCAGTACGCCACGCCCCGCGCGCTGTAGAACTCGCCAGGGCTGTGGTGAGGCCGATCCCACGCCCGCCCCTCCCGGTCGCGCGAATACAGCGGCACGCCCACCTCTTCGGCAAAAGGCATATTGACCCGATCGAGAAACGCATCGAGCGTAGGCGCGTCCCGGCGCATCGCGGCGATCCGCGCCACCAGCGCGCGCCAGCTCTCCACGCCAAAGACCTCCGAGGCCGCTCCCACCGGGTAGCCCAGCGAGGCGTCGATCCCCACCAGAGTGCGCGGTGCATCGGGTCGCAAAAGCTCGCGCAGGTAATCAAAAACCTCCACCCGCTTCCAGTTTCTGGCCCGGGTGCCCGGCGGTCGCACCTCGCGCGCGGGCTGTCCGGCCGCCGCCTCGACGATGCGAAGCCCCACCCGCTGGTCGTCGCGGCCGGCCCCGGCCCAGTCGATCCCGATGATCCGCTCAAACTCTCTCATCCCACACTCCCATCACGTCTGGCCTTCGCTCCCATCACCCGCGTCGCCGCCGCAGCTCTTGTCAACCCGACGCCTCCAAAGGCACCCTCAACCTCCCGGTCGCGTGCTCCCCCCGTCGCAGTCTTGACGATGCCCCACCCCGCGCCCCGGCTCAACGCCCCCCTTGCCGCACGGGCTCTCCCGAGCTTTTCCACAGCCTTTTCCCCATCTTTTTCCATGCCCCTTCTCCTTGCGCTCCTCTTGACCGCTGCCACGCTCCTGGGCGCCTGCCAACGCCCGGCGCCTCCCGGGCCAGTCCCTCCCCCCACGCCCGACACCGAGACCACGCGCTCGCCAGCGGCGCCCCCAGACACCGCGCCCTCCTCCCCCACACCCACCTCCGAGCTCCGAGCCACCCCGACGCAGGGCTTTCGCGCCGGCGACATACTGCGCCTGTGCTGGAGCGCCACCGCGGTAGAGACCTGCACCCTCTCCATCCTCCACGCCAGTGGCGAGGGCGACTTCGGCCCGGTGAACCCGCAGGGCTGTGAGCCGGTCCGCGTAGAGTCCACCACCCTGACCGAGCTCTTCTGCCAGGGCCCTCACGGCGACACCCACGCACTCCTGGAGCTGCGCGCCACGCCCTGACCTCCTCCCCTTCCATCCCCTCCTACCCGCCAGCGCGCACGCCTTGTCGGCCCCCGGGCCCGGACCACCTTTAAGAGTGCCCGAAACCACGCGCATCACCCACACCGCATCACACCTCCCGGGGGGAGCACCATGGAGAGCACTCTGCAGGCCATTGTCACCATACTCTCGCTGGTCAACCCGGCGGTGTGTCTGGCGATGTTCACCAGCATTGAGGCCGGCCAGCCCGGCCAGGTGCAGCGCAAAGACGCCACACAGGTCACGCTGGCCACCCTGATCATCCTGGGAACCTCCGCGCTCCTGGGCATAAAAATCCTGGGCGTCTTCGGAGTCTCGGTCGACGCCTTCTCGGTGACCGGAGGGGCGGTGCTGGTGGGCATCGGCGCGGCCATGCTCATGGGCAGCCAGCAGCCGGCCGGCCCCTCCCCGGGCGCCCCCGACGCGGCCAACCCTCAATCGGAGCCCTCAGCACACCAGGCCGCCCTGGGCCCGCTGATCCTCTTTGCCGGGGGCCCTGGCCCCATCACCGGGGTGATCACCCTCTCGGCCCAGAGCCAAAAAGATCTGCCCTGGGAGGCGCTGATCGCCGTGGGCGTGACCGCGCTTGTGCTCTGGGTGGTGCTCTACGTCTCGGCACGCAGGGCCTCGGCCCATGACGCCGAAGAGGGCGCCGACGAGCGCGAACACTCCCAGTCCTTCTATCGCGACATCATGACCCGCTTCATGGGACTGATCATCATCGCGATGGGCATACAAATCGGCTTAAGCGGCCTCAAAAGCTTCTTCGGAGCAAGCTGATCCCCCGGCGCCTACGCACGCCTTGCTCTCCCCGAATGTCCACCCTCTCCCTCCCAATCGCCGCCCTTACGCATCCCCCCACGTTTACACTCCCCCTGGCTCCGTGCTAGATGTCCGGCACGTTGAGAGATACCGAAAAAGGGTCGTGTGAACCGTGCTGAACTGGATCAAACGCTGGATTTTCAAGCTCCTGGGGCGCTCCCCCCGCCCCCTCGCCCTGCCCCCGGGGCGCACCGTATCGCTGAGCTCGCTGGAGATCGGCGACGTGGTGGTGCACCTGGATGAGACCTACATCGTCAGCCAGCGGATCGTAAATCACGCCAACGGCTTCTTCTGGCACGACTACCTCCTCTACGGGGGCAGCGATGAGCGCCTCTGGCTCTCGGTCGAAGATGACGACGAACTCAGCATCGCGCTCTACCGCCCGGTTGAATGGCCGATCCACCAGGAACCGCCGACCGAGATCGAGTACCAGGGACAGCTCTTTCGACTCCGGGAAAAGGGCAAAAGCGACGCCACGATCAGCCGGGAAAGCGGCAGCCAGACCCGCACCACCGCCTACTCCTGGGACTACCGCGCCTCGTCAGACGCTCGCCTGAGCATTCAGCGCTGGGGCGAAGGCGAATACGAAGTGATGGTGGGACACGCCGTCTCCGAGGGCTCCCTTGACCTGATGGCCCAGCCGGACTGACACGATGATGATTCGCTATCGGCCGCTGCTCCCCCTCTTCTTCGCGCTGCTCTGCCTGGGCGGAGCCCTTTACGGGCGCCTGGGGCTCACCAAGACCCCGGTTCACCAGGAGGGCTTCCACCTCGATGCGACCACGCCGACCCGGGGGATGGCCCCGGTCACGCTGGAGACGGGGCCGATGTACACCCTGGACCTGGAGTTCCCCGGACGCTTTCCCCTGAACGGCTCCGTGGCCCTCGGCGCGTCGCTCCTCACCTCCGAAGGCAACCCGGTCTTTGAGCTCGAAGACGCCTACTGGCACCAGCAGGGCACCTGGCACGAAGAGGGCCAGAGCGGCACCTGGAATGAGCAGTACACCCGGAGCACCTTTAACTTCCGGGTCGCCGAACCCGCGCGCTACCAGGTCGTCATCGACCTCTACGAATCCAACCTCGGATCCCCCGTACCGATGCGCGCGCGCCTGCTGGCCAGCCAGCCGCGCAAAGTGGGCTCAGCGCCCTTTTTCATCGGCTTTCTGGTCTTCCTCGTCATCGCCGGCGTGGTCGCGATGCGGCGCACCCGGGTAACCCGAAAGGTCCTAAAGACCCTGGGCCCGGACTCCACACTCAACGTCAAAGGCGAAGCCTTCACCGTGGTCGATGTCCGCGAGCATGGCGAGGCCGGCGAAGAACCCGGCTACGAGCTGCGCCTCAAAAATGCCTACGGCGGGGAGCGCTACCTGGCCGTGGAGACCTACGAAGAGGAGTGGACCGACTCCGAGGGCAACGATCACACCCGCAAGCGCCGCTACATGCTCCTGGATGCCTCCCTCAGCGAGGGGGAACAGGCGATGATTGCCCAAAACCCGCGCCCCAATCAGCTGCGCCTCCGTGGCCAGACCCTCTATTACGACCCCAACAACAGCGGGGAGGGCACGCTCAAGACCACCCTGCACGGGCAGCTCTACACCAGCGCCTACCACGCCCGGATGTACACCCCCGAATCCCTCCCCCAGGAGTCGGCCCGGGGCACCTACCTCCTGGAACACATCACCTACAAAGAGCGCGACGAGTCGGAGTGGAATCTGGTCGAGATTCTGGCCTGGCAAGACCTTGAATTCGTCGACATCAAACCCCGGCCTCCCGCCCGAGGGTGATGGCCTGTTATCCCCTGTGAGAGGACTACCATGGACGTTGCACAGCTCGGCGAGATGATCACCCAGATCCTGGGATGGAGCATCGGCGGGATGATTGCGCTGGTGTTGGCGCGCTATGCCTACAAAGTCATCGCGCCCTTTGATGTAGAAAAAGAGCTGGTCGGCGACCGCAACTCCGCGGTGGGCGCCAGCAAGGGCATGTTTCTGATCGCCGCCGGCATCATCCTGCACGGACTCGTCGCTGGCGAGCGCATGGCCAGCTCGCTGTGGATGGACATCGTGCTGGTGGGCGGGCTCTACCTGCTGGGGCTGATGATGCTCTGGGTCGGGCGCCTGATGCTGGTGGCTTTGACCTCCTACGACTTCAACAAGCAGATCCACATCGAAGACAACCTGGCCGTCGGATTGATCGAGGGCTCCTACTTCATCGCCTTCGCCGTGATCATTCACGGCGTGCTCTGACGCCTCACCGCCGCCCCTGCTCCCCGACCCCGCCCGCGCTATGAGCCCCCCCAAATCCCCTCCGCGCCCGCCAACTCGCCGCGAACGCCTCCTGCTGAGCATCCTGGCGTTGAGCGTAGGCGCGGTCTCCATCTGCGGGATCGTCTACCAGCTGATCGTCGGCACGGTGAGCACCTACCTGCTGGGCAACAGCACCTTCCAGTACTCCATGACCATCGGCCTCTTTATGTCGGCCTACGGTCTGGGCGCGTTCCTCTCCACCCGCATCCGCGCGCGCCTGGTCGATATCTTCGTGCTCACCGAGATCCTGGTCGGGGTCATCGGCGGGCTCTCGGCCTTTGTGCTCTTCTACCTCTACGCCTTCGGCGCGCTCTTTGAGCTGGGCCGGGTCGCCCTGATCCTGGGCCTGGGCACCCTGGTGGGCCTGGAGATGCCGCTCTTGATTCGCATCAGCGAGGAGCTGCGCCGTGACCTGCGCATGACCGTGGGCCAGATGATGGGCGTCGACTACCTGGGTGCCCTCCTGGGCGGGGTGGCCTTCCCCCTGGTGCTGCTGCCGGTGTGGGGGCTGATGGGCTCCTCGCTCTTGATCGGACTCTTCAACGTGGTGGTGGCTCTGGTCATGGTCCGGGTCTTCTGGCCGATGCTTCGCCGCGGACGGGCGATGGTGGCCCTCTCGCTCATCGCCCTGCTGGTGCTGGGAGGCGCCCTCATCTACGCCCGGCCCCTGGAGCGGGTGGTGGAGCGCGAGCTCTACGAAGACCCCCTGGTGTACGTCGAGCAGACCCCCTACCAGAAAATCGTGATGACCCGGCGCGGCGACGACCTGCGCCTTTATCTGGATGGCTCGCTGCAATTCTCCTCCCGCGACGAATACCGCTACCACGAGGCGCTGATCCACCCGGCGGCCAGCCGGCTCCGCACGCTGCGCCGTGTGATGGTGCTGGGCGGCGGCGACGGCCTGGCGCTGCGCGAGCTGGGCCACTACCCGGACATTGAGCAAATCACCCTGGTCGATCTCGACCCGGCGATGACCCGGCTGGGCCGCTCCCACGAGCTCCTGCACCAGCTCAACGAAGAGGCCTTTGAGCACCTGCCGGTCGAGGTGCTCAACCTCGACGCGTTCAACTTTGTGCGAGACTTCGACCCGCAGCGCACCGCTCCCTACGACCTGATCGTGGTCGATCTGCCCGACCCCCACCACGAATCCCTGGCCAAGCTCTACTCGCTGACCTTCTACGTGAGCCTGCACGAACTGCTGAGCCCCGGCGGCGTGATGGTCGCCCAGCTCGGCAGCCCCTTCTTTGCCAACCGCTCCTACTGGTCGGCCGTCCAAACCCTGGAGCGCGCCGGCTGGAGCGTGCACCCCTATCACGCCAACGTCCCCAGCTTTGGCGAGTGGGGCTTTGCCCTGGCCACCGACGGCACCCCGGCGCCGGCGCCGCTCAAAGAGCACCGAGGCCGCTTCTACGACACGGCCCACGACGCCGAGCTCTTCCACTTCC
It includes:
- the phnE gene encoding phosphonate ABC transporter, permease protein PhnE; the encoded protein is MPVEIQGDTRIWRRRDRAASARHFGATLAVAALVVFCAKIISDQTTWEFVGSAPLQGADLAMRMWPPRLSYLTELWGPVIDTIHIATLGTILGVMIASPLAFLAANNTTPSRALVRPVALALLVTSRSVNSIIWALMLVVIFGPGMLSGIIAIALRSVGFCGKLLYEAIEEIDAHTVEAVASTGASRLQVLTFGVIPQIAPAFAGISVYRWDINIREATVLGLVGAGGIGMALQGAIDTLAWSRVSVIFLVILGTVVLSEWVSAKARAAVI
- a CDS encoding MarC family protein; this translates as MESTLQAIVTILSLVNPAVCLAMFTSIEAGQPGQVQRKDATQVTLATLIILGTSALLGIKILGVFGVSVDAFSVTGGAVLVGIGAAMLMGSQQPAGPSPGAPDAANPQSEPSAHQAALGPLILFAGGPGPITGVITLSAQSQKDLPWEALIAVGVTALVLWVVLYVSARRASAHDAEEGADEREHSQSFYRDIMTRFMGLIIIAMGIQIGLSGLKSFFGAS
- a CDS encoding DUF4178 domain-containing protein gives rise to the protein MLNWIKRWIFKLLGRSPRPLALPPGRTVSLSSLEIGDVVVHLDETYIVSQRIVNHANGFFWHDYLLYGGSDERLWLSVEDDDELSIALYRPVEWPIHQEPPTEIEYQGQLFRLREKGKSDATISRESGSQTRTTAYSWDYRASSDARLSIQRWGEGEYEVMVGHAVSEGSLDLMAQPD
- a CDS encoding DUF350 domain-containing protein, with protein sequence MDVAQLGEMITQILGWSIGGMIALVLARYAYKVIAPFDVEKELVGDRNSAVGASKGMFLIAAGIILHGLVAGERMASSLWMDIVLVGGLYLLGLMMLWVGRLMLVALTSYDFNKQIHIEDNLAVGLIEGSYFIAFAVIIHGVL
- a CDS encoding polyamine aminopropyltransferase is translated as MSPPKSPPRPPTRRERLLLSILALSVGAVSICGIVYQLIVGTVSTYLLGNSTFQYSMTIGLFMSAYGLGAFLSTRIRARLVDIFVLTEILVGVIGGLSAFVLFYLYAFGALFELGRVALILGLGTLVGLEMPLLIRISEELRRDLRMTVGQMMGVDYLGALLGGVAFPLVLLPVWGLMGSSLLIGLFNVVVALVMVRVFWPMLRRGRAMVALSLIALLVLGGALIYARPLERVVERELYEDPLVYVEQTPYQKIVMTRRGDDLRLYLDGSLQFSSRDEYRYHEALIHPAASRLRTLRRVMVLGGGDGLALRELGHYPDIEQITLVDLDPAMTRLGRSHELLHQLNEEAFEHLPVEVLNLDAFNFVRDFDPQRTAPYDLIVVDLPDPHHESLAKLYSLTFYVSLHELLSPGGVMVAQLGSPFFANRSYWSAVQTLERAGWSVHPYHANVPSFGEWGFALATDGTPAPAPLKEHRGRFYDTAHDAELFHFPPDLTAQHPVEVNTLMRPVIIDYFQDDWRSWN